The following proteins are encoded in a genomic region of Candidatus Campbellbacteria bacterium:
- a CDS encoding glycosyltransferase family 4 protein, translated as MSQRIGVIVDPYEEHEPSGLAYVTAEYLHGLIQYAPQYEYVVYTKQPFTLFPLSHNVHNVIISKSFLGKNFYFLKEYFFHRERFPDVLIFNMPLLPLVLPKNIKTAVYCHEVLYEPETAGWKQWFVHKIWRTLAHPTMKRARVIFTATHATAQEIADTYHTSLNKIKVVPHGIREVPQDIAPQTFFKGPYFLFVGRTKYKKNMHGIIEGFIRFKERTHAPHILCLAGKTKDTPYLMGLIEEVSRRGFGGSLIRTGYVSEKELLSLLKSASAFVFCSLAEGFGLPIPEAMSVGVPVITSNIPVLSEVAGGAALLVDPYNPDTIASAMEKIISDTKLRTELVEKGLRHVQKYTWDTASTLFTQEIIAIVNT; from the coding sequence ATGAGTCAACGCATTGGAGTAATTGTAGATCCGTACGAAGAACACGAGCCGTCTGGTTTGGCGTACGTGACCGCCGAATATTTACACGGGCTTATACAATATGCACCACAATACGAATATGTGGTGTATACAAAACAGCCTTTTACACTTTTTCCTCTTTCACACAACGTACATAATGTCATTATTTCAAAATCGTTTCTTGGAAAAAATTTCTACTTTCTGAAAGAATATTTTTTTCATAGAGAGCGTTTTCCTGATGTGTTGATTTTTAACATGCCGTTGCTACCCCTCGTTCTTCCTAAGAATATAAAAACAGCGGTGTATTGTCACGAAGTACTCTACGAACCAGAGACGGCGGGGTGGAAACAGTGGTTTGTACACAAAATATGGCGCACTTTAGCTCACCCCACAATGAAGCGTGCTCGAGTTATTTTTACAGCAACGCACGCCACCGCACAGGAAATTGCAGACACATATCACACATCGTTAAACAAAATAAAGGTTGTTCCACACGGAATTCGTGAGGTACCCCAAGATATTGCACCACAAACATTTTTTAAAGGACCATACTTTTTGTTTGTTGGCCGTACAAAATATAAGAAAAATATGCACGGCATCATTGAAGGTTTTATTCGCTTTAAAGAACGAACACATGCACCCCACATACTTTGTTTGGCGGGAAAGACAAAAGATACACCATATCTTATGGGTCTTATAGAAGAAGTTTCTCGTCGGGGGTTTGGGGGGTCTCTTATTCGTACAGGATATGTTTCTGAAAAAGAGTTACTGTCACTACTCAAGAGTGCATCTGCATTTGTTTTTTGTAGTCTCGCGGAAGGTTTTGGTCTTCCTATTCCAGAAGCAATGAGTGTTGGGGTTCCTGTTATTACATCCAATATTCCAGTGTTATCTGAAGTTGCAGGTGGTGCGGCACTCTTGGTTGACCCCTACAATCCGGACACTATAGCGAGTGCGATGGAAAAAATTATCTCAGACACAAAATTACGAACAGAGCTTGTTGAAAAAGGTCTTCGGCATGTACAAAAATATACATGGGACACGGCATCGACGCTATTTACACAAGAGATTATTGCTATAGTGAATACATGA
- a CDS encoding glycosyltransferase family 4 protein: MEPRRILIFSLMYLPFVGGAELAVKEITDRINPSEMEFDMITLRADSTLPIVERMGNITIHRIGPSKRGMSHQDLKRFPWYFIKILYPILAARKALSLHKTKPYDAMWSLMTYMGFPAVLARMFGMKVPFILTLQDGDTVEHITSRRRIRFVSPLLKKIFRDTACVQAISNFLADFARAMGHTKKVVVIPNGVTISQYLAVSSDSVERVKGELKKKDDEIFLVTTSRLVEKNGITDVISALPLLPENIRFILCGEGPLLDTLQQQAKDLGVRERIIFLGNMSRELLPSYLHASDIFIRPSLSEGLGSSFLEAMAAGLPVIATPVGGIPDFLFDVEEYGDKATGVFCEVHNPENIAFAVKRLIQDVGMRQRISQNGRALVVEKYDWDIVARSMKDTLESVSLGEVSSYYKKESNKEK; encoded by the coding sequence ATGGAACCGCGTCGAATACTCATATTTTCCCTCATGTATCTGCCGTTTGTTGGCGGAGCAGAGTTGGCGGTGAAAGAAATTACCGACCGAATCAACCCCTCTGAAATGGAGTTTGACATGATTACTCTACGAGCCGACAGCACACTTCCTATTGTTGAGAGAATGGGGAATATTACCATCCACAGAATTGGTCCTTCGAAACGGGGAATGTCGCATCAAGATCTAAAACGTTTTCCGTGGTATTTCATCAAAATTCTCTACCCAATTCTTGCCGCACGTAAAGCGCTCTCGCTTCATAAGACAAAACCATATGATGCGATGTGGTCTTTGATGACGTACATGGGATTTCCAGCTGTGCTCGCGCGTATGTTTGGAATGAAGGTTCCGTTCATATTGACACTTCAAGATGGAGATACTGTTGAACACATAACATCACGTCGTCGTATTCGGTTTGTGTCCCCGCTCTTAAAAAAGATTTTCCGTGACACGGCGTGTGTACAGGCAATTTCAAACTTTCTTGCGGATTTTGCTCGTGCTATGGGTCATACAAAAAAAGTAGTTGTTATTCCTAATGGGGTAACCATTTCACAGTACCTCGCTGTTTCATCTGACAGTGTGGAACGTGTTAAAGGCGAACTTAAAAAAAAAGATGACGAAATATTTTTGGTCACCACATCACGACTTGTTGAGAAGAATGGAATTACGGATGTCATTTCTGCGCTCCCATTACTTCCAGAGAATATTCGTTTTATTTTGTGCGGTGAAGGACCACTTCTTGATACATTACAACAACAGGCAAAAGATCTTGGTGTGAGGGAGAGAATTATATTTTTAGGAAACATGTCGCGCGAACTGCTTCCTTCGTATCTCCATGCGTCAGATATTTTTATTCGGCCGTCTCTATCAGAGGGGTTGGGAAGTAGCTTCCTAGAAGCGATGGCTGCTGGACTTCCAGTGATTGCTACACCTGTCGGTGGTATTCCCGACTTTTTGTTTGATGTTGAGGAATACGGAGACAAAGCAACGGGTGTTTTTTGTGAAGTACACAATCCTGAAAACATTGCCTTTGCTGTGAAGCGACTTATTCAAGATGTTGGTATGCGTCAAAGGATTTCTCAGAATGGTCGAGCACTTGTTGTTGAAAAATATGATTGGGACATAGTTGCGCGGTCAATGAAGGATACTCTAGAGAGTGTTTCGTTAGGCGAGGTTTCCAGCTATTATAAAAAAGAGTCAAATAAAGAAAAATGA
- a CDS encoding methionine biosynthesis protein MetW: protein MDAQKTFENNRWLSGNQKAQFRHQACLDMVVDGSVLDVGCGDGLLLSMLAEKGILGEGIDFSEEAVQKCVSHGVRATQHDLNGKLPFPDNSFDYAVALDVLEHQFDPLFLLCEMTRVSRKNVIIGVPNFSSFPARFQTLFGRVPENNRPNKGHVYWFNYHVLQNMASQAGLRAVVCSMNTFKPLSFFGTVFQRAFPNMCALSFVICFTKSS from the coding sequence ATGGATGCCCAAAAAACATTTGAAAATAATCGCTGGCTGTCGGGAAATCAAAAGGCTCAGTTTAGACACCAAGCTTGTTTAGATATGGTTGTTGATGGGTCGGTTCTTGATGTCGGTTGTGGGGACGGTCTGTTGCTCTCCATGCTTGCTGAAAAAGGGATATTGGGCGAAGGCATTGATTTTTCTGAGGAGGCGGTACAGAAATGTGTATCTCATGGCGTGCGCGCCACACAACATGATTTAAACGGAAAATTACCCTTTCCTGACAACTCATTTGATTACGCAGTCGCTCTAGATGTACTCGAGCATCAATTTGACCCGCTTTTTTTGTTGTGTGAAATGACCCGCGTTTCACGAAAAAATGTTATCATCGGAGTTCCAAATTTTTCTTCATTTCCTGCACGTTTTCAAACTCTTTTTGGACGCGTTCCTGAAAATAATAGACCAAATAAAGGCCATGTGTATTGGTTTAATTATCACGTGTTACAGAATATGGCATCACAAGCAGGTCTTCGTGCGGTGGTATGTAGTATGAATACGTTCAAACCATTGTCCTTCTTCGGCACGGTTTTTCAACGAGCGTTTCCAAACATGTGTGCATTATCTTTTGTTATTTGTTTTACGAAATCATCATGA
- a CDS encoding lamin tail domain-containing protein yields MIKNTLLFLCALAMLPMVTNAQIIINEIAWMGTTVSANDEWIELYNTGAESVSLSGWKLWAQDEDPKITLSGEIPTGGYFLLERTDDESVLGVSAGVIYTGGLGNTGETLELFDASGAVVDSAIGATNWSLGGDNTAKNTPQRQADNLWITGVPTPGVQNSTEHIAPSTGEVKGASTSTTSTTTKKTSVGYTQNLFVYAGEDMQAIAGAYAFFEGYGVDRFGEHTGVSKYRWSFGDGDDGEGKSTSHIYRFPGTYTAVTSISAQYQHAHDGVSVHVISADVSLSSVLYGEDGYVEISNNSDVALDLSLWKLQAEYAEGKKRGHVFTIPMTTTIAPHTKVPFPATITKVQLKETDRVALIYPNGKEAAAFEGVLYNIEDMKARISKKK; encoded by the coding sequence ATGATAAAAAATACACTATTATTTTTGTGCGCATTGGCCATGTTGCCAATGGTGACAAATGCGCAAATTATTATTAATGAAATCGCGTGGATGGGCACAACGGTATCGGCAAATGACGAGTGGATTGAACTTTATAATACGGGGGCAGAAAGCGTATCGTTGTCTGGATGGAAACTGTGGGCACAAGATGAAGATCCAAAAATTACTCTATCTGGCGAGATTCCGACAGGAGGATACTTTCTTCTTGAGCGTACCGACGATGAATCAGTTCTAGGTGTTTCTGCTGGGGTTATTTATACTGGAGGACTTGGTAATACCGGGGAAACATTGGAGTTATTTGATGCGAGTGGGGCGGTTGTAGATAGTGCCATTGGTGCTACAAACTGGTCTCTGGGAGGAGATAACACAGCCAAGAACACACCACAGCGACAAGCAGACAATTTGTGGATTACAGGGGTGCCAACTCCAGGTGTGCAAAACAGCACGGAACACATAGCGCCAAGTACGGGCGAAGTAAAAGGGGCAAGTACAAGCACAACATCAACCACGACAAAGAAGACCTCTGTGGGATATACACAAAACCTTTTTGTGTATGCGGGGGAAGATATGCAGGCAATTGCTGGCGCATATGCGTTTTTTGAAGGATACGGCGTTGATAGATTTGGTGAACACACCGGTGTGAGTAAGTATCGGTGGTCATTTGGAGACGGTGACGATGGAGAAGGAAAAAGTACTTCTCACATATACAGATTTCCGGGAACATATACAGCCGTAACATCAATTTCAGCACAATATCAACACGCACACGATGGTGTTTCTGTTCATGTTATATCTGCGGACGTGTCACTTTCTTCCGTACTCTATGGTGAAGATGGATACGTTGAAATTTCTAACAATAGTGATGTGGCGTTAGACCTTTCGTTATGGAAATTACAAGCAGAATATGCAGAAGGTAAAAAGCGCGGACACGTATTTACAATTCCCATGACTACCACTATCGCACCGCACACAAAGGTTCCATTTCCCGCAACGATAACAAAAGTGCAGTTGAAAGAAACAGATCGTGTGGCACTCATCTATCCAAATGGAAAAGAAGCGGCGGCTTTTGAAGGTGTTCTCTACAATATTGAGGATATGAAGGCGCGCATTTCAAAAAAGAAATAA
- a CDS encoding type IV secretion system DNA-binding domain-containing protein gives MFDPNRITYIGETDYRNKRVKFGIKAKDRLRHVYTIGKTGTGKSTLLENMAVQDIQNGEGFAFLDPHGKSADLLLDYIPENRINDVVYFAPFDLNNPVAFNVMEDVGPDKRHLVLAGLMSAFKKIWVDAWSARMEYILNNTILALLEYPDSTLLSVNRMLVDKDFRNKVVAHVTDPGVKAFWEQEFAKYTDKFAAEATPAIQNKVGQFTGNPVIRNIIGQPKSTFNIRDMMDQKKILIINLSKGQVGEDNANLLGSMIITKIYLAAMSRADLRESELNKLPNFYLYVDEFQSFANESFADILSEARKYKLNLTIAHQYIEQMSDEVRAAVFGNVGTLVTFRVGAIDAEYLEKEFSPTFTAEDLVGIGAFKMYLKLMIDGMASAPFSAAGLSPITPPEISYRDVAIGRSRAQFSRPRAIVEDEILKWHQKRFNVADDLKKEKEKEGEKSPQSRPHEEVRAHTQQPTHRSQNQSHNQPQRRFNDTKQASTSIDRETEIRKAVSLSHLQHHEKPREKKPNKGPTPEHLSELRQALSAVTGKASTSTPASIPKPAFAPVSNSEATPPNGGVASQAQKPPEEKPKEQKTNEVPEAVLKKLFEREGGEK, from the coding sequence ATGTTTGATCCAAATCGTATTACGTACATCGGTGAAACGGACTACCGCAACAAGCGAGTGAAGTTTGGTATTAAAGCAAAAGACCGGCTTCGCCACGTGTACACCATCGGAAAGACGGGAACAGGTAAATCAACACTTCTTGAAAATATGGCTGTGCAAGATATTCAGAACGGCGAAGGGTTTGCGTTTCTTGACCCGCACGGAAAAAGTGCCGACTTACTTTTGGATTACATTCCAGAAAACCGCATTAATGATGTGGTGTATTTTGCGCCATTTGACCTCAATAACCCCGTTGCGTTTAATGTGATGGAAGATGTTGGTCCTGATAAGCGCCACCTTGTGTTGGCTGGTTTGATGTCTGCGTTTAAAAAGATTTGGGTTGATGCATGGAGTGCGCGTATGGAATACATTCTCAACAACACTATTTTGGCACTTCTTGAATATCCAGATTCAACACTTTTGTCTGTTAACCGTATGCTTGTTGATAAAGATTTTAGAAACAAAGTGGTCGCACACGTAACGGACCCGGGAGTGAAGGCGTTTTGGGAGCAGGAGTTTGCAAAATATACTGACAAATTTGCCGCAGAAGCAACACCTGCAATTCAAAACAAAGTCGGACAATTTACAGGTAATCCTGTTATTCGAAATATCATCGGTCAACCAAAATCTACCTTCAACATTCGTGACATGATGGACCAGAAAAAAATTCTTATCATCAATCTTTCAAAAGGACAGGTCGGTGAAGACAACGCAAACCTTCTTGGTTCAATGATTATCACAAAAATTTATCTTGCGGCAATGTCACGCGCCGACCTACGCGAATCAGAATTAAATAAACTACCAAATTTTTATTTGTATGTGGATGAATTTCAATCATTTGCAAATGAATCATTCGCCGACATTCTTTCAGAGGCACGAAAGTACAAATTGAATCTTACTATTGCACACCAATACATTGAGCAAATGAGTGATGAAGTACGTGCGGCTGTATTTGGCAACGTTGGGACACTGGTGACGTTCCGTGTCGGTGCGATTGACGCTGAATACCTAGAAAAGGAATTTTCACCAACATTTACTGCGGAGGATTTGGTGGGTATTGGTGCGTTCAAAATGTATTTGAAATTAATGATAGATGGAATGGCATCTGCCCCATTTTCAGCTGCTGGACTGTCTCCCATTACCCCTCCTGAAATATCATATCGTGATGTCGCCATTGGTCGTTCGCGAGCCCAGTTCTCGCGCCCACGAGCCATTGTTGAAGATGAGATTTTGAAATGGCACCAAAAACGTTTTAATGTTGCGGATGATCTTAAAAAAGAGAAAGAGAAAGAGGGAGAAAAATCTCCCCAGAGTCGTCCGCACGAAGAAGTTCGTGCTCATACACAGCAACCTACACATCGTTCTCAAAATCAGTCACACAACCAACCACAAAGACGTTTTAATGATACAAAACAAGCAAGCACGTCTATAGATAGGGAAACTGAGATTAGAAAAGCGGTATCTCTTTCGCACTTGCAACACCATGAAAAACCGCGAGAAAAAAAACCAAACAAGGGGCCGACACCAGAGCATCTTTCAGAATTGCGTCAGGCACTCTCGGCTGTTACAGGTAAAGCATCCACTTCAACCCCAGCTTCAATACCAAAGCCAGCTTTTGCACCAGTGTCAAATTCGGAGGCAACGCCTCCAAACGGAGGCGTTGCCTCCCAGGCGCAAAAACCTCCAGAAGAAAAACCAAAAGAGCAAAAAACAAACGAAGTTCCTGAGGCCGTGCTCAAGAAACTTTTTGAACGCGAAGGAGGAGAAAAATAA
- a CDS encoding class I SAM-dependent methyltransferase, with amino-acid sequence MSQDSPMRSYLDSFVGTEIPRIFTPKSVSVLDIGCGTAYTRSLLALAGYSGVYTGVDIVQEPKFNLHAEPAFTTEFLNKDITTLHTNKKFDLVISNTSLEHIANDTAAVLKARELCADDGIEVHIVPSLWSLPLYLWHGYRQYTPARIRRLFNASQYVVYRMGGLGSFFLHFFCITIPERTLGVSVFRTRPAYKMLKIMANKVDRILPFCSGLYAVVVFHGQR; translated from the coding sequence GTGTCCCAAGATTCTCCAATGCGCTCGTACCTCGACTCTTTTGTTGGTACCGAGATCCCAAGGATTTTTACTCCGAAGAGTGTGTCTGTCCTTGATATTGGATGTGGAACAGCGTACACACGGTCACTGCTAGCACTAGCAGGATACAGCGGCGTCTATACTGGGGTAGATATTGTACAAGAACCGAAATTTAATCTGCACGCCGAACCGGCATTTACAACGGAGTTTTTAAACAAAGATATCACCACACTACATACCAATAAAAAATTTGATCTCGTTATTTCAAATACGTCACTAGAACATATTGCCAATGATACGGCCGCCGTTCTGAAGGCACGTGAATTATGTGCTGACGATGGTATTGAAGTGCACATCGTTCCGTCATTATGGTCACTGCCGTTATACTTATGGCATGGGTATCGACAGTACACTCCAGCGCGTATCAGACGCTTGTTTAATGCTAGTCAGTATGTGGTATATAGAATGGGTGGCCTCGGTTCGTTCTTCCTGCACTTTTTTTGTATTACAATTCCGGAACGCACTCTCGGCGTGTCGGTGTTTCGAACAAGACCAGCATACAAAATGTTAAAAATAATGGCTAACAAAGTAGATAGGATTCTTCCTTTTTGCTCAGGGCTGTATGCAGTTGTAGTGTTTCATGGACAAAGGTAA
- a CDS encoding class I SAM-dependent methyltransferase, protein MNPSTKQYTLSFFTQNGFPTENPFPGKRLLHVGCGHSKISGALGMDVLALPEVDVVHNLDVVPWPLQDASVDIIFGHSVLEHVTDIVAFMDEAWRVLAPRGRLIVAVPYFRSTDSFTDITHKHFFTSESLDYFFVENTPKSHFQYSAHTWKRIGFWYGWPARSRGFFTRLFKRFIQNHNLFYDRKLSILVPIKNLVWEMEPIKK, encoded by the coding sequence ATGAACCCATCTACAAAACAATACACACTATCGTTTTTCACACAGAATGGTTTTCCAACAGAGAATCCATTCCCTGGTAAACGCCTTTTACATGTTGGATGTGGGCATTCGAAAATATCGGGAGCTCTTGGTATGGACGTGCTAGCATTGCCCGAAGTTGATGTGGTACATAACCTTGATGTAGTACCGTGGCCATTGCAAGACGCTTCAGTAGATATCATTTTTGGACACAGTGTTCTCGAACACGTGACTGACATTGTCGCGTTTATGGACGAGGCGTGGCGCGTACTTGCTCCAAGGGGGAGGCTCATTGTTGCGGTTCCGTATTTTCGCTCGACTGACAGTTTTACGGATATTACACACAAGCATTTTTTTACATCGGAATCACTGGACTATTTTTTTGTAGAGAACACACCTAAATCACATTTTCAATACAGTGCTCACACATGGAAACGTATTGGTTTTTGGTATGGGTGGCCAGCACGGTCTCGTGGTTTTTTTACGCGATTATTTAAACGCTTTATTCAAAATCATAATCTATTCTACGATAGAAAGTTGTCGATTCTTGTACCCATTAAAAATCTTGTCTGGGAAATGGAACCAATAAAAAAATAA
- a CDS encoding glycosyltransferase family 4 protein, giving the protein MRLLIITQVLDTEHPILGFFHAWIEEFAKHCESVIVICLQEGKHSLPKNVRVLSLGKEKKVSRIQYLKRFFRYIREERDNYDSVFVHMNQIYVILGGLLWRLWKKQIALWYMHKHASLSLRIATPLVHTIFTASPESFPLRTRAVQYVGHGIDTDLFTFRTHRTSDELHLVTVGRISPVKDLETVVDVISVMHKNEAHCLLSIVGDAETRSQHTYKHSIIERIKDREIEAFISWKGSQSHAEIANIVGEADVFIHASRTGSLDKVVLEALAVGTLPVTCDPTLAEDLSEDLKRVCCVPQSDVQAYVRALMFIRALSDEESDRLREGGREYVLHNHSLSALIPKILSYL; this is encoded by the coding sequence ATGCGGTTACTCATCATTACTCAAGTACTTGATACAGAGCATCCAATCCTCGGTTTTTTTCATGCGTGGATTGAGGAGTTTGCAAAACACTGTGAATCAGTGATTGTTATTTGTTTACAGGAGGGAAAACACTCGTTGCCCAAAAATGTTCGAGTGCTTTCATTAGGAAAAGAAAAGAAAGTATCACGAATCCAGTATCTCAAACGCTTTTTTAGATATATTCGTGAAGAACGTGATAATTACGATAGTGTGTTTGTACACATGAATCAGATATACGTCATTCTCGGTGGATTGTTATGGAGGTTGTGGAAAAAGCAAATTGCTCTTTGGTACATGCACAAACATGCGTCGCTCTCGCTTCGTATCGCGACTCCTTTGGTGCACACTATTTTTACCGCATCTCCGGAAAGTTTTCCGTTGCGCACTCGTGCCGTCCAGTACGTCGGACACGGCATAGATACGGACCTCTTTACCTTTCGTACACACCGCACAAGTGATGAACTGCACCTTGTTACTGTAGGAAGAATATCTCCGGTGAAAGACTTGGAAACAGTCGTTGATGTGATATCTGTGATGCACAAAAATGAAGCACACTGTTTGTTGTCTATTGTTGGTGATGCAGAAACAAGATCACAACACACCTACAAACACAGCATTATTGAGCGCATTAAAGACCGTGAGATTGAGGCGTTTATTTCTTGGAAAGGTTCACAATCACACGCTGAGATTGCAAATATCGTTGGTGAGGCAGATGTGTTTATTCATGCGAGTCGTACAGGTAGTTTAGATAAAGTTGTTTTGGAAGCACTTGCCGTTGGTACACTGCCAGTAACCTGTGATCCAACACTTGCAGAAGACCTGTCCGAAGATCTCAAACGGGTTTGTTGTGTGCCTCAAAGCGACGTGCAGGCATATGTGCGAGCCCTTATGTTTATCCGCGCATTGTCGGATGAAGAATCAGACCGTTTACGTGAGGGGGGTAGAGAGTATGTGCTACACAATCACTCGCTATCGGCGCTTATCCCGAAAATACTTTCCTATTTGTAA
- a CDS encoding glycosyltransferase family 4 protein, whose protein sequence is MKILIATGIYPPHAGGPSYYAESLKNEFEKLGHKVTVRTFSIERHLPTGIRHLVYFFKTFPAYLFTDWTLVLDTFSVGIPIGCMRKLFGGVAILRTGGDFLWEQFVERTGKKITFTDFYNHEGEFTTRDKVIKRLTQIFLQSLTHIVFSTEYQKNIWQKSYDFHTIPTSIIENQYDLSPQQSITQKETKEFITISRPMKLKNEELLQQAFKIAQKKVPTITLTVDHNIPRNEVMNRLRSAYAGVVVSLSEISPNFVIELLSMGKPAIVTKENGILNRIGSAVIAVDPLNVEEIANAIITIADDATYLQYQEKINQLSIRRPYSVLAKEFIVLASSFLQKH, encoded by the coding sequence ATGAAAATTTTGATAGCAACAGGGATATACCCACCACATGCAGGCGGACCGTCATACTATGCGGAGAGTTTGAAAAATGAATTTGAAAAACTCGGCCACAAAGTTACCGTACGAACTTTTTCTATCGAACGACATCTCCCAACAGGTATTCGTCATCTCGTCTATTTTTTCAAAACATTTCCCGCATATCTTTTTACTGATTGGACACTTGTTCTCGACACATTCAGTGTTGGTATACCAATAGGGTGTATGCGGAAACTTTTTGGAGGTGTCGCAATTCTCCGCACTGGAGGAGATTTTTTGTGGGAACAATTTGTTGAACGAACGGGAAAGAAAATTACATTTACCGACTTTTATAACCACGAAGGAGAATTTACTACGAGAGATAAAGTTATAAAGCGACTCACTCAAATATTTCTTCAATCGCTTACACATATTGTCTTTAGTACCGAGTATCAAAAAAATATATGGCAGAAGTCATATGATTTTCACACCATCCCAACGAGTATCATTGAAAATCAATACGATCTTAGTCCACAACAATCGATTACTCAGAAAGAAACAAAAGAATTTATTACGATTAGTCGGCCGATGAAATTAAAAAATGAAGAACTATTACAGCAAGCATTTAAAATTGCCCAAAAGAAAGTTCCTACTATTACACTTACTGTAGACCACAATATTCCCCGAAACGAAGTTATGAACCGACTCAGAAGCGCCTATGCAGGTGTTGTTGTTTCACTAAGTGAGATTAGTCCTAATTTTGTTATTGAGTTGTTGTCGATGGGTAAACCGGCGATTGTTACAAAAGAAAACGGTATTCTTAATAGGATAGGGTCAGCGGTTATTGCTGTTGACCCTCTAAATGTCGAGGAAATTGCGAATGCAATTATTACCATTGCTGACGACGCAACGTATTTGCAGTATCAAGAAAAAATTAACCAATTATCAATTCGTAGACCTTACTCAGTTCTTGCCAAAGAGTTTATTGTCCTTGCAAGTAGTTTTTTACAGAAACACTAA
- a CDS encoding glycosyltransferase family 4 protein: MKVISIGSDKNLFIEGSPVRARMAFYGQACDELHIIAPGVGEVQKISQNVFLHPTGTTNPCMRIRRAVAVGKSLSSCDLITAQDPFEYGIAALRLGKKLGLPVELQVHTDIGSPYFGKGFSGQEIRNKLRMIGVASRLRRAASVRVVSERVAKVVHAMGVAPERISVLPMFVATDQTPRVQRAPSTKEKVILMVGRLEKEKDYPTALSAFARVHAQMPDAKLYIAHKGSQRSHIFTLARKYNLENAIIFLGFVQDLTPQLTEAHVFLHTSRYEGFCASMAEAALAEVPIVSTNVGIAGTVLRDEEHGHIVPVGDVQKIANALIDTLAHPQRAHERALLAAGVVSQLLLSSELYVAKLKQNWSAIKK, encoded by the coding sequence ATGAAAGTTATCTCTATTGGTTCAGACAAAAACCTTTTTATTGAAGGAAGTCCTGTTCGCGCCCGAATGGCATTCTACGGTCAGGCGTGCGATGAGTTGCACATCATTGCTCCTGGGGTTGGTGAGGTTCAAAAAATATCTCAGAATGTATTTTTACACCCTACAGGAACGACCAATCCGTGTATGCGGATTCGTCGCGCGGTTGCAGTAGGAAAATCTCTTTCCAGCTGTGACCTGATTACCGCACAAGATCCTTTTGAGTATGGTATTGCGGCGCTGCGGTTGGGGAAAAAGCTCGGTTTGCCAGTTGAATTACAAGTACACACAGATATTGGTAGTCCGTATTTTGGTAAAGGTTTTTCAGGTCAAGAGATACGAAACAAACTACGTATGATTGGTGTGGCCTCTCGACTTCGTCGTGCGGCATCTGTTCGTGTTGTTTCTGAACGTGTGGCAAAAGTCGTCCATGCTATGGGAGTGGCCCCCGAACGAATTTCCGTACTCCCTATGTTTGTAGCAACAGACCAGACGCCTCGTGTCCAACGTGCTCCATCAACAAAAGAGAAAGTAATTCTTATGGTTGGAAGATTGGAAAAAGAAAAGGATTATCCGACGGCACTTTCTGCATTTGCACGCGTGCACGCACAGATGCCTGATGCAAAACTATATATTGCACACAAAGGAAGTCAGCGATCCCACATTTTTACGCTCGCACGAAAATATAACTTGGAAAATGCAATTATATTTCTTGGTTTTGTACAAGATCTTACACCGCAACTAACAGAGGCACATGTTTTTCTTCACACATCTCGATATGAAGGTTTTTGTGCATCTATGGCAGAAGCAGCTCTTGCTGAAGTACCGATCGTGTCGACAAACGTTGGTATCGCGGGCACGGTGCTACGAGATGAGGAACACGGACACATAGTTCCCGTGGGTGATGTTCAAAAGATAGCCAATGCACTTATTGATACACTCGCGCATCCTCAAAGAGCCCACGAGAGGGCCCTCCTTGCGGCGGGAGTGGTTTCTCAACTTTTGTTGTCATCAGAATTATATGTCGCCAAACTTAAACAGAACTGGAGCGCAATCAAAAAATAA